In Rubrivirga sp. SAORIC476, the following proteins share a genomic window:
- a CDS encoding SDR family NAD(P)-dependent oxidoreductase, whose protein sequence is MQLHGKRVILTGTASGIGATTLETFAREGAAIVSLDVQDEAGAANAAAADDLGPGAVSYLHCDISDQAEVVRVVDEAAGRLGGLDVLVHMAANEKNVAAEDVTEDEIDFIMDVHVKGTLFLNAAVFPHMKGAGGSIVNYTSLAGISGYPGNPIYGAAKGAVLAWTRNIARDWGRHAIRSNAVAPFVMTPMAQLAFDQAGPEEMEGIKEWFKMMVPLGGWLGETQDAANANVFLASDDSKFITGQVLSVDGGFVMVR, encoded by the coding sequence ATGCAACTCCACGGAAAGCGCGTCATCCTCACCGGCACGGCCAGCGGGATCGGTGCGACTACGCTCGAGACGTTCGCCCGCGAGGGCGCCGCCATCGTGTCGCTCGACGTCCAGGACGAGGCGGGCGCCGCCAACGCCGCCGCGGCCGACGACCTCGGGCCCGGAGCGGTGTCCTACCTCCACTGCGACATCTCGGACCAGGCTGAGGTCGTCCGAGTGGTCGACGAGGCCGCCGGCCGCCTCGGCGGCCTCGACGTGCTGGTCCACATGGCGGCGAACGAGAAGAACGTGGCGGCCGAGGACGTGACCGAAGACGAGATCGACTTCATCATGGACGTCCACGTGAAGGGGACCCTGTTCCTTAACGCGGCCGTCTTCCCCCACATGAAAGGGGCCGGCGGGTCGATCGTGAACTACACGTCGCTCGCCGGGATCAGCGGGTACCCCGGCAACCCGATCTACGGGGCGGCAAAGGGGGCGGTGCTCGCCTGGACGCGGAACATCGCGCGCGACTGGGGGCGGCACGCCATCCGCTCGAACGCCGTCGCCCCGTTCGTCATGACGCCGATGGCCCAGCTCGCCTTCGACCAGGCGGGGCCGGAGGAAATGGAGGGGATCAAGGAGTGGTTCAAGATGATGGTCCCGCTCGGCGGGTGGCTCGGGGAGACGCAGGATGCCGCGAACGCGAACGTCTTCCTGGCGAGCGACGACTCCAAGTTCATCACGGGTCAGGTCTTGAGCGTCGACGGCGGCTTCGTGATGGTCCGCTGA
- a CDS encoding SDR family NAD(P)-dependent oxidoreductase, which yields MLFADKTAIVTGAASGIGRACALRIASNGASVVVSDINQEGGDETVALIEDAGGTATFVRCDVSDRDDVDALLQATLDAYGGLDLAVNNAGIAHQPQRLHELDDETWERVTSISFHGVFLCLRAELGYMSAHGGGAIVNVSSGTGVKATSRLPGYIASKHGVEGLTKSAALDYVGDGVRVNAVQPGTVFTPAMASFPEEARATWAASIPMGRMGRTEEIAEAVAFLLSERASFVTGASLPVDGGYLQG from the coding sequence ATGCTCTTCGCCGATAAAACCGCCATTGTCACCGGCGCCGCGAGTGGGATCGGGCGCGCGTGCGCCCTCCGGATCGCCTCCAACGGGGCCTCCGTCGTCGTCTCCGACATCAACCAGGAGGGGGGCGACGAGACGGTCGCCCTCATCGAGGACGCGGGCGGGACGGCCACCTTCGTCCGGTGCGACGTCTCGGACCGCGACGACGTGGACGCGCTCCTCCAGGCGACCCTCGACGCCTACGGCGGCCTCGACCTCGCCGTCAACAACGCCGGCATCGCGCACCAGCCCCAGCGCCTCCACGAGCTCGACGACGAGACGTGGGAGCGCGTGACGTCGATCTCGTTTCACGGCGTGTTCCTCTGCCTCCGCGCCGAGCTCGGCTACATGTCCGCGCACGGGGGCGGCGCGATCGTCAACGTGTCGTCGGGGACCGGCGTTAAGGCGACGTCCCGGCTCCCGGGCTACATCGCGAGCAAGCACGGCGTAGAGGGCCTGACGAAGTCGGCGGCCCTCGACTACGTCGGGGACGGGGTCCGCGTCAACGCCGTGCAGCCCGGGACCGTCTTCACGCCGGCCATGGCGTCGTTCCCCGAGGAGGCGCGCGCGACGTGGGCGGCGAGCATTCCGATGGGCCGGATGGGACGGACCGAGGAAATCGCCGAGGCCGTCGCCTTCCTCCTCTCTGAGCGGGCCTCGTTCGTCACCGGCGCTAGCCTCCCCGTCGACGGGGGGTACCTCCAGGGTTGA
- a CDS encoding flippase-like domain-containing protein: protein MTPSLRLDRIGRAAAILVPLGVVGNVVLALLTTDRHVLDATAELPLGPLALAGGLALVPWVTGALRVQLWASFVGHPVRFLSGLRAVVGGMVGSVVTPTGSGGGVLKWALLTRQGLPAGAAGTLLAVEAVENAAFMAVALPLALTFTVAAEVPALRAALAGAGVGLVPVVLVAGAAAVGAVALIVAGARGWLGQGTRRLAARIRGRLRRPLADARRVAALVARRGRLRFAAGFALAAVQWTARYSVAAALLAFLGVPVRPVLSWALQWATFTLMAVVPTPGAAGGAEAAFAALYAPFVPADTLGLATAAWRLVLFYAPLSVAAFAFLGLGRTATVP, encoded by the coding sequence ATGACGCCATCGCTCCGCCTGGACCGCATCGGCCGGGCCGCGGCCATTCTCGTCCCCCTCGGGGTGGTGGGGAACGTCGTCCTGGCGCTTCTGACGACGGACCGCCACGTGCTCGACGCGACGGCCGAGCTCCCTCTCGGCCCCCTCGCCCTCGCCGGGGGGCTCGCCCTCGTCCCGTGGGTCACGGGCGCGCTCCGGGTCCAACTCTGGGCGTCGTTCGTGGGCCACCCGGTCCGGTTCCTCAGCGGGCTCCGGGCCGTCGTGGGAGGGATGGTCGGGTCGGTCGTGACGCCGACGGGGTCCGGCGGGGGCGTCCTAAAGTGGGCGCTCCTCACCCGGCAGGGACTTCCGGCCGGGGCAGCGGGGACGCTCCTCGCGGTCGAGGCGGTGGAGAACGCGGCGTTCATGGCCGTCGCGCTCCCGCTCGCCCTCACGTTCACCGTAGCGGCCGAGGTCCCGGCGCTCCGCGCGGCGCTGGCAGGGGCCGGGGTCGGGCTCGTGCCGGTCGTGCTGGTCGCTGGGGCCGCTGCGGTCGGAGCCGTCGCGCTGATCGTGGCAGGCGCTCGGGGATGGCTGGGGCAGGGGACTCGGCGGCTCGCGGCCCGGATTCGCGGTAGACTCCGGCGACCTCTCGCGGACGCTCGGCGCGTCGCGGCGCTCGTGGCCCGCCGCGGGCGGCTCCGATTCGCCGCGGGGTTCGCCCTCGCGGCCGTTCAGTGGACGGCCCGGTACTCCGTCGCCGCGGCCCTTCTCGCATTCCTCGGAGTACCCGTCCGGCCTGTCTTGTCATGGGCGCTCCAGTGGGCCACATTCACGCTCATGGCCGTCGTCCCGACCCCGGGCGCGGCGGGGGGCGCCGAGGCCGCCTTCGCCGCGCTCTACGCCCCGTTCGTCCCGGCGGATACGCTTGGGCTCGCGACGGCGGCGTGGCGGCTCGTCCTGTTCTACGCGCCGCTCTCGGTGGCCGCGTTCGCGTTCCTGGGCCTCGGGAGGACGGCGACGGTCCCGTAG
- a CDS encoding NAD(P)H-binding protein, translating to MQIAVFGSTGEAGRLTVREALARGHDVVAYARSPRKLDALAHDRLRVVEGELSDRAAIGRAVDGADAVVSLLGPTGRGSGGHPITAGTLHVVDAMREHGVHRLVATATPSYRVAQDGEALPFRLAVAVVKRLIPDAYADIVGTGAAVAESGLDWTLARLPMLTSKPPRRPLHVGHVGDPDVRLFWLSRSSLASFLVSAVEDGGYVSEAPVLST from the coding sequence ATGCAGATCGCCGTCTTCGGCTCGACCGGCGAGGCCGGCCGTCTCACCGTCCGCGAGGCCCTCGCGCGCGGCCACGACGTCGTCGCCTACGCCCGCTCCCCCCGCAAGCTCGACGCTCTCGCCCACGACCGGCTCCGCGTCGTCGAGGGCGAGCTCTCAGACCGCGCCGCCATCGGAAGGGCCGTGGACGGCGCCGACGCCGTGGTCAGCCTGCTCGGGCCGACCGGGCGCGGGAGCGGGGGCCACCCGATCACGGCCGGCACGCTCCACGTCGTCGACGCCATGCGTGAGCACGGGGTCCACCGGCTCGTGGCGACGGCGACGCCGAGCTACCGGGTGGCCCAGGACGGGGAGGCCCTCCCGTTCCGGCTCGCCGTGGCGGTCGTCAAGCGGCTGATCCCCGACGCCTACGCCGACATCGTGGGGACCGGGGCGGCCGTGGCCGAGAGCGGGCTCGACTGGACGCTCGCCCGCCTCCCGATGCTCACGAGCAAGCCGCCGAGGCGGCCCCTGCACGTCGGGCACGTCGGCGATCCGGACGTCCGTCTGTTCTGGCTGTCGCGGTCGTCGCTCGCGTCGTTCCTCGTCTCGGCCGTCGAGGACGGGGGGTACGTCAGCGAGGCCCCCGTGCTCAGCACGTAG
- a CDS encoding ABC transporter ATP-binding protein produces MTTPASGTPVIQTDGLAKTYPGAEPVHALRPLDLTVRRGEFVAVMGVSGSGKSTLMNLLGCLDTPTAGSYRLDGVEVATLSRNQRADLRNQKLGFIFQGFNLLARTTAVDNVLLPLLYDRTGRIKNPRERAVEALTRVGLEHRLDHVPSELSGGQQQRVAIARALVNEPAVLLADEPTGNLDTRTTIEVLALFQELNDAGITILIVTHEPEVAEYCKRVIELRDGRLIRDEAIVDRRDARRDLETDTPLIPLPDDAPTP; encoded by the coding sequence ATGACGACGCCCGCCAGCGGCACGCCCGTCATCCAGACCGACGGGCTCGCCAAGACGTACCCCGGCGCCGAGCCCGTGCACGCGCTCCGCCCGCTCGACCTAACCGTCCGGCGTGGCGAGTTCGTCGCCGTCATGGGCGTCTCGGGGAGCGGCAAGAGCACGCTCATGAACCTGCTCGGCTGCCTCGACACGCCGACGGCCGGGTCGTACCGTCTCGACGGCGTCGAGGTGGCGACGCTCTCGCGGAACCAGCGGGCCGACCTCCGAAACCAGAAGCTGGGCTTCATCTTCCAGGGGTTCAACCTGCTCGCGCGGACGACGGCCGTCGACAACGTGCTGCTCCCGCTCCTCTACGACCGGACGGGCCGGATCAAGAACCCGCGCGAGCGGGCCGTCGAGGCGCTCACGCGCGTCGGGCTGGAGCACCGGCTGGACCACGTCCCGAGCGAGCTCTCGGGCGGCCAGCAGCAGCGCGTCGCGATCGCGCGGGCCCTCGTCAACGAGCCGGCCGTCCTGCTGGCCGACGAGCCGACGGGCAACCTCGACACGCGGACCACCATCGAGGTGCTGGCCCTCTTCCAGGAGCTCAACGACGCCGGCATCACGATCCTCATCGTGACGCACGAGCCCGAGGTGGCCGAGTACTGCAAGCGGGTGATCGAGCTCCGCGACGGCCGCCTCATCCGGGACGAGGCCATCGTCGACCGTCGCGACGCGCGGCGGGACCTGGAGACCGACACGCCGCTCATCCCCCTGCCCGACGACGCCCCGACACCATGA
- a CDS encoding TetR/AcrR family transcriptional regulator, giving the protein MSPSRPTASEPSTDRRAERTRAALRDALLARLGSQDLDGLTVAGLCRAAGVHRTTFYGHYDTTESFAVGVLADLVDEAASVTGLDDGSVGEIAESYYATLGGMLDLLDRRRGVYRALFRSSMGSAFREALRTVLRRHLALALAVLGGHGLGPPGQRDLVAAFLSGALASALEAFVEGPPKEIDGEVRAMFDLFPPWWPRLSTRDSPPER; this is encoded by the coding sequence ATGAGTCCGAGCAGGCCTACGGCCAGCGAGCCCTCGACCGACCGCCGGGCGGAGCGAACCCGCGCGGCACTCCGCGACGCCCTCCTAGCACGGCTCGGCAGCCAGGACCTCGACGGGCTCACCGTCGCCGGGCTCTGCCGTGCCGCCGGGGTCCACCGGACCACGTTCTACGGTCACTACGACACGACCGAGTCGTTCGCCGTCGGTGTCCTGGCAGACCTCGTGGACGAGGCGGCCTCCGTGACGGGCCTCGACGACGGATCTGTCGGGGAGATCGCGGAGTCGTATTACGCGACGCTCGGGGGGATGCTCGACCTGCTCGACCGCCGACGAGGGGTCTACCGGGCCCTCTTCCGCTCCAGTATGGGGTCCGCCTTCCGAGAGGCCCTGCGGACGGTGCTCCGCCGCCACCTCGCCCTCGCGCTGGCCGTCCTCGGTGGCCACGGGTTGGGACCACCAGGGCAGCGCGACCTCGTCGCGGCGTTCCTCTCCGGGGCTCTCGCCAGTGCCCTCGAGGCGTTCGTAGAGGGCCCCCCCAAGGAGATCGATGGGGAGGTCCGGGCGATGTTCGATCTGTTTCCGCCCTGGTGGCCGCGTCTGTCGACGCGGGATTCCCCGCCGGAGCGGTGA
- a CDS encoding ABC transporter permease, which translates to MKWRKLFRAALDSILKNRMRSLLTMLGIIIGVGAVAILVSLGQSAQTYISGEIGGLGANLLIITPEQSDAGGVRGQAGNQNEITLADVDALRAQSAELGDLSPAAYSAGQIIGGIGNWASQVEGVTPEYLAVRNWAVAEGTMFTQAEVEGRAKVAVIGQTVADELFPGQSPVGAQIRVRNVPFRVVGLLEARGGGLGGDDEDNVVLAPVTTVQSRLRGSDNVDVVWASVADGDRTVAAEAEVEAIFRSLNGVRDPEEQVVQVQSQAAIQETFDTVLGALTALLGAIAGVSLVVGGIGIMNIMLVSVTERTREIGIRLAVGARGGDVLTQFLIEAVLLCLFGGLLGTGLAFAFAAIASAVAPLEVAVGLDVVLLAVGFSAAIGVFFGFYPARKAARLDPIDALRYE; encoded by the coding sequence ATGAAGTGGAGAAAGCTGTTCCGGGCCGCGCTCGACAGCATCCTGAAAAACCGGATGCGGAGCCTGCTGACCATGCTCGGCATCATCATCGGCGTCGGCGCCGTGGCGATCCTCGTGAGCCTGGGCCAGAGCGCGCAGACGTACATCTCGGGCGAGATCGGCGGGCTCGGCGCTAACCTCCTCATCATCACGCCCGAGCAGAGCGACGCGGGCGGCGTGCGCGGCCAGGCGGGCAACCAGAACGAGATCACGCTCGCCGACGTGGACGCGCTCCGCGCCCAGAGCGCCGAGCTCGGCGACCTCTCACCGGCGGCCTACTCGGCTGGCCAGATCATCGGCGGCATCGGCAACTGGGCCTCGCAGGTGGAGGGCGTGACGCCCGAGTACCTCGCCGTCCGCAACTGGGCCGTCGCCGAGGGGACGATGTTCACCCAGGCCGAGGTCGAGGGCCGCGCCAAGGTGGCGGTCATCGGACAGACCGTGGCCGACGAGCTGTTCCCCGGCCAGAGCCCCGTCGGCGCGCAGATCCGCGTCCGCAACGTGCCGTTCCGCGTCGTCGGCCTGCTGGAGGCGAGGGGCGGCGGGCTCGGCGGCGACGACGAGGACAACGTGGTCCTGGCGCCGGTGACGACGGTGCAGAGCCGGCTGCGCGGGTCGGACAACGTGGACGTGGTCTGGGCCAGCGTGGCCGACGGCGACCGCACGGTCGCGGCCGAGGCCGAGGTCGAGGCCATCTTCCGCTCGCTCAACGGCGTCCGCGACCCCGAAGAGCAGGTGGTCCAGGTCCAGTCGCAGGCGGCCATCCAGGAGACGTTCGACACGGTCCTGGGCGCGCTCACGGCGCTGCTCGGCGCGATTGCCGGTGTGTCGCTCGTCGTGGGCGGCATCGGCATCATGAACATCATGCTCGTGAGCGTGACCGAGCGGACGCGCGAGATCGGCATCCGGCTGGCGGTCGGCGCGCGCGGCGGCGACGTGCTCACGCAGTTCCTGATCGAGGCTGTTTTGCTGTGCCTGTTCGGCGGGCTCCTCGGGACCGGACTCGCGTTCGCGTTCGCGGCCATCGCCAGCGCCGTGGCCCCGCTCGAGGTCGCCGTCGGGCTGGACGTGGTGCTGCTGGCCGTCGGGTTCTCTGCCGCCATCGGTGTGTTCTTCGGGTTCTACCCCGCCCGCAAGGCCGCTCGCCTCGACCCCATCGACGCCCTCCGCTACGAATAG
- a CDS encoding NADPH-dependent FMN reductase, producing the protein MDSPSPVRIAVVLGSTRDARFGDTPARWLVDLAAARDDLDVELVDLRDFDLPFFNEAASNLWVPSEDPHAVRWQQTVAEFDGYVFVTAEYNRSVPGALKNALDQAYNEWNRKPAAVFGYGSVGAARAVEHLRTIAVELQMAPTRTGVHLQGADFMAVHQGQKALGDLDYLATNAQQMLDELVWWASALRAARRSTAETTA; encoded by the coding sequence ATGGACTCCCCGTCCCCCGTCCGCATCGCCGTCGTCCTCGGCAGCACCCGCGACGCCCGCTTCGGCGACACACCGGCCCGCTGGCTCGTCGACCTCGCCGCCGCCCGCGACGACCTCGACGTCGAGCTCGTCGACCTCCGCGACTTCGACCTCCCGTTCTTCAACGAGGCCGCCTCGAACCTCTGGGTCCCCTCCGAGGACCCCCACGCGGTCCGCTGGCAGCAGACCGTCGCCGAGTTCGACGGCTACGTGTTCGTTACGGCGGAGTACAACCGGAGCGTCCCCGGCGCGCTCAAGAACGCGCTCGACCAGGCCTACAACGAGTGGAACCGGAAGCCGGCGGCGGTCTTCGGCTACGGCTCGGTGGGCGCGGCCCGGGCCGTGGAGCACCTCCGGACCATCGCCGTCGAGCTCCAGATGGCCCCGACGCGGACCGGCGTCCACCTCCAGGGCGCCGACTTCATGGCCGTCCACCAGGGCCAGAAGGCGCTCGGCGACCTCGACTACCTCGCGACGAACGCCCAGCAGATGCTCGACGAGCTCGTGTGGTGGGCCTCCGCGCTCCGCGCCGCTCGCCGGTCGACGGCCGAGACCACGGCCTGA
- a CDS encoding efflux RND transporter periplasmic adaptor subunit: MKRFLTLRNALLALGALVVFVLVFRGCVGDGSDADAPPYEATAVRVGDLRSTVSATGTLDAVGTVTVGTQVSGEVERVFVDFNDRVEQGQILALVDPELLDAAVRDARAGVERAQAGVRQAESAVGQARAGLAQAEAQLAQSRAQRTEAAAALARSAPLAEQGYLSSREFVPIQTAVETAEAGVRASQGAVASAQAGVASAQAGVRQAQGSVVSSQEALRQALKNRRNAEIRAPIAGVVVQRSVEEGQTVAASFSTPELFVIAEDLGEMEILVQVDESDVGLVEAGQSVEFTVAAFPDETFRGVAEEVRLRPETVQNVVLYTVVVAADNVSGQLMPGMTATVEFVVGGVEDALLVPAAALRFEPPEAVRSAAREAQRDSTTATRDDAPAFSADLAEIWTPTGDPAGSLLRPLLVRVLATDGTTTAVAPTESSEDVLKRGLEVVTRMDVSDNPFD; the protein is encoded by the coding sequence ATGAAACGATTCCTCACGCTCCGAAACGCCCTCCTCGCCCTCGGCGCGCTCGTCGTCTTCGTGCTCGTGTTCCGCGGGTGCGTGGGCGACGGCTCGGACGCCGACGCCCCGCCCTACGAGGCGACGGCCGTCCGCGTGGGCGACCTCCGCTCGACGGTCTCGGCGACCGGCACGCTCGACGCCGTCGGGACGGTGACCGTCGGGACCCAGGTCTCGGGCGAGGTCGAGCGCGTGTTCGTCGACTTCAACGACCGCGTGGAGCAGGGCCAGATCCTGGCGCTCGTCGATCCCGAGCTGCTGGACGCCGCCGTCCGCGACGCTCGTGCGGGCGTCGAGCGGGCGCAGGCAGGCGTGCGCCAGGCGGAGAGCGCGGTCGGCCAGGCGCGGGCCGGGCTGGCGCAGGCCGAGGCCCAACTCGCCCAGAGCCGCGCCCAACGGACCGAGGCCGCCGCCGCGCTCGCGCGCAGCGCGCCGCTGGCGGAGCAGGGCTACCTCTCGTCTCGCGAGTTCGTCCCCATCCAGACGGCCGTCGAGACGGCCGAGGCCGGCGTCCGCGCGTCTCAGGGAGCCGTAGCGTCGGCCCAAGCCGGCGTGGCGTCGGCCCAGGCCGGGGTCCGGCAGGCCCAGGGATCGGTCGTCTCGTCGCAGGAAGCCCTCCGGCAAGCGCTCAAGAACCGCCGGAACGCCGAGATCCGCGCGCCCATCGCGGGCGTCGTCGTCCAGCGCTCGGTCGAGGAGGGCCAGACGGTCGCCGCCTCGTTCTCGACGCCCGAGCTGTTCGTGATCGCCGAGGACCTGGGCGAGATGGAGATCCTGGTCCAGGTCGACGAGAGCGACGTCGGGCTCGTCGAGGCCGGCCAGTCGGTCGAGTTCACGGTCGCCGCCTTCCCCGACGAGACGTTCCGGGGGGTCGCGGAGGAGGTGCGGCTGCGGCCGGAGACGGTCCAGAACGTCGTGCTCTACACGGTCGTCGTGGCGGCCGACAACGTGAGCGGCCAACTCATGCCTGGCATGACGGCGACGGTCGAGTTCGTCGTCGGCGGCGTCGAGGACGCGCTCCTCGTGCCCGCCGCCGCGCTCCGCTTCGAGCCGCCCGAGGCGGTCCGCTCGGCCGCGCGGGAGGCCCAGCGCGACTCGACCACGGCCACCCGCGACGACGCCCCCGCGTTCTCGGCGGACCTCGCCGAGATCTGGACGCCGACGGGCGACCCCGCCGGCTCCCTCCTCCGTCCGCTCCTCGTCCGCGTCCTCGCCACCGACGGCACGACGACGGCCGTCGCCCCGACCGAGTCGTCCGAGGACGTGCTCAAACGGGGCCTCGAGGTCGTGACGCGCATGGACGTGAGCGACAACCCCTTCGACTGA
- a CDS encoding TolC family protein, producing the protein MRFLLRVLPLLIAAASGPAMAQEPPTTPETPIELSLDEAVALAVVRSLDLQRAGYTVDLQALDLREAEAAGDPELSVSGGPTVRLSRGYETDFFGLPDSLGGGGPELGVGSEASLGASVGASLNLPLFDGGARRARRRAASQALDAARLDRDRAVEDVVRETAADYLDVLRGAALVAVEDTNLAADRALLDRVRAEYDAGNRNLGDVLQQEAAIAQGEQRLATARRNEAVARLNLRQDLRLPRGTALDLAPVADAVLDLPARDLDVDALVALAFEERDDLDAQSARIEAARFDVRAARAGRSPNLSLGGSLGTSYNSLDDNRGAFGQVFDVNPSSSVGLTLSIPILDQGRTRRAVERAEVFVADADAALDLQRLRVAADVETAVLDVEAAQARLVAAQRAVAAAREARAAAEARYGVGAGIFLDVLDARRTLVQAETDVASARYDLLLGRIAVAYQTGLLADALVGLDS; encoded by the coding sequence GTGCGCTTTCTCCTCCGTGTCCTCCCCCTCCTCATCGCCGCCGCCAGCGGCCCGGCGATGGCGCAGGAGCCCCCCACCACGCCGGAGACGCCCATCGAGCTGAGCCTGGACGAGGCCGTCGCGCTGGCGGTCGTCCGGAGCCTCGACCTCCAGCGGGCGGGCTACACCGTCGACCTCCAGGCGCTCGACCTCCGCGAGGCCGAGGCCGCCGGCGACCCCGAGCTGTCCGTCTCCGGCGGGCCGACGGTCCGGCTCTCGCGGGGCTACGAGACCGACTTCTTCGGCCTGCCCGACTCGCTCGGCGGCGGTGGGCCCGAGCTCGGCGTGGGGAGCGAGGCCAGCCTCGGCGCTTCGGTCGGCGCCTCGCTCAACCTGCCCCTCTTCGACGGCGGCGCCCGCCGCGCCCGACGCCGCGCGGCGTCCCAGGCCCTCGACGCCGCGCGCCTCGACCGCGACCGGGCGGTCGAAGACGTGGTCCGCGAGACGGCCGCCGACTACCTCGACGTGCTGCGCGGTGCGGCGCTCGTGGCCGTCGAGGACACGAACCTCGCCGCCGACCGGGCGCTCCTCGACCGCGTCCGCGCCGAGTACGACGCGGGCAACCGGAACCTCGGCGACGTGCTCCAGCAGGAGGCCGCGATCGCGCAGGGCGAGCAGCGGCTCGCGACGGCCCGCCGCAACGAGGCCGTTGCCCGGCTCAACCTCCGGCAGGACCTCCGGCTCCCGCGCGGCACCGCCCTCGACCTCGCCCCCGTCGCCGACGCGGTCCTCGACCTCCCCGCTCGGGACCTCGACGTGGACGCGCTCGTCGCCCTCGCCTTCGAGGAGCGCGACGACCTCGACGCCCAGTCCGCCCGCATCGAGGCGGCCCGGTTCGACGTCCGCGCCGCGCGTGCGGGGCGGTCCCCAAACCTCTCGCTGGGCGGAAGCCTCGGGACCAGCTACAACTCGCTCGACGACAACCGGGGCGCGTTCGGACAGGTGTTCGACGTGAACCCGTCGAGCAGCGTCGGGCTCACTCTCTCCATCCCCATCCTCGACCAGGGCCGGACGCGACGGGCCGTCGAGCGGGCGGAGGTGTTCGTCGCCGACGCCGACGCCGCGCTCGACCTCCAGCGGCTCCGCGTGGCGGCGGACGTCGAGACGGCGGTGCTCGACGTCGAGGCCGCCCAGGCGCGCCTCGTGGCGGCGCAACGGGCCGTCGCCGCCGCGCGCGAGGCGCGGGCCGCCGCCGAGGCCCGCTACGGCGTCGGGGCGGGCATCTTCCTCGACGTGCTCGACGCCCGCCGCACGCTCGTCCAGGCCGAGACCGACGTCGCCTCGGCCCGCTACGACCTCCTCCTCGGCCGCATCGCGGTCGCCTACCAGACCGGCCTCCTGGCCGACGCCCTCGTCGGCCTTGACTCATGA
- a CDS encoding helix-turn-helix domain-containing protein: MTTRTTSPPPDAGVPDCRGREILDRVGDKWSVYVVHTLGEAGTLRFSALKRRIEGISQRMLTVTLRSLERDGLVERTVYPVVPPRVEYTLTELGATLRSVVGQLVAWSVAHLPEIDAARDRYDARDDGG, encoded by the coding sequence ATGACCACCCGGACGACCTCCCCGCCGCCCGACGCCGGCGTCCCCGACTGCCGGGGCCGCGAGATCCTCGACCGCGTCGGCGACAAGTGGTCGGTGTACGTGGTCCACACGCTGGGCGAGGCGGGCACGCTCCGGTTCAGCGCGCTCAAGCGGCGGATCGAGGGGATCAGCCAGCGGATGCTGACGGTCACGCTCCGGAGCCTCGAGCGCGACGGGCTCGTCGAGCGGACGGTGTACCCGGTGGTCCCGCCCCGCGTCGAGTACACGCTGACCGAGCTGGGCGCGACGCTCCGGAGCGTGGTCGGCCAGCTCGTGGCGTGGTCGGTGGCCCACCTCCCCGAGATCGACGCGGCCCGCGACCGCTACGACGCCCGCGACGACGGGGGGTGA